Proteins found in one Rhodovulum sp. MB263 genomic segment:
- the panB gene encoding 3-methyl-2-oxobutanoate hydroxymethyltransferase: MSASAESRQMTVAGVRARKGGTPLVCLTAYTTPMAEAVDAACDVVLVGDSVGMVLHGLPSTLGVTMEMMLMHGRAVARGLSQALMVVDMPFGSYEESPEQAFRNAARLMAETGCGAVKLEGGAAMAETIRFLTARGIPVMAHVGLTPQGVMGFGGYKVQGRGADGARVLADAQAVAEAGAFAVVLEKVPEALADRITEAVPIPTIGIGASARCDGQILVVDDMLGVFTGFRPKFVKRYAELGAAARAAAEAYAGEVRARRFPGPEHVFADKTGGAA, encoded by the coding sequence ATGAGTGCAAGTGCGGAAAGCCGCCAGATGACGGTGGCCGGGGTCCGGGCAAGGAAAGGGGGCACGCCGCTGGTCTGCCTGACCGCCTATACCACGCCGATGGCCGAGGCGGTCGATGCCGCCTGCGATGTCGTTCTGGTGGGCGACAGTGTGGGCATGGTGCTGCATGGCCTGCCCTCGACGCTGGGCGTCACCATGGAGATGATGCTGATGCATGGCCGGGCGGTGGCGCGCGGGCTCTCACAGGCGCTGATGGTCGTCGACATGCCCTTCGGGAGCTATGAGGAAAGCCCCGAACAGGCCTTCCGCAACGCCGCGCGGCTGATGGCCGAGACCGGCTGCGGCGCGGTAAAGCTGGAAGGCGGGGCGGCGATGGCCGAGACGATAAGGTTCCTGACCGCGCGCGGCATTCCGGTGATGGCCCATGTCGGGCTGACGCCGCAGGGCGTGATGGGCTTCGGCGGCTACAAGGTGCAGGGCCGGGGCGCGGACGGCGCGCGGGTGCTGGCCGATGCGCAAGCGGTGGCCGAGGCGGGCGCCTTCGCGGTGGTGCTGGAAAAGGTGCCCGAGGCGCTGGCCGACCGGATCACGGAGGCCGTTCCGATCCCGACCATCGGCATCGGCGCCTCGGCGCGCTGCGACGGGCAGATCCTTGTCGTCGATGACATGCTGGGCGTCTTCACCGGCTTCCGGCCGAAATTCGTCAAGCGCTATGCCGAGCTGGGCGCGGCCGCCCGCGCGGCGGCCGAGGCCTATGCCGGGGAGGTCCGCGCCCGGCGTTTCCCGGGTCCCGAACATGTCTTTGCCGACAAGACCGGAGGTGCCGCATGA